A genomic region of Miscanthus floridulus cultivar M001 chromosome 3, ASM1932011v1, whole genome shotgun sequence contains the following coding sequences:
- the LOC136545024 gene encoding uncharacterized protein → MAEIVGSAVVQESVSQIVSGLLQKYEDKHNSNAFRNLERLEMAHIRLEAVLQTSDKWDITDTSLLRWRRKLKSAAQECNDTLHKCKLRILEDEHMEKEVSNFSLPKRVVHATRSFVSSIFNHDNNDLNRSIVQRFEWFADGASEFLRLLEIGGTPRCCMPFNPFIRHLLAGKILHHRIIRANKRPLFLLLAPFISAEHGIEGRLFFMQKDSKVPNDDFCLTLTLQLSESTDIVGVAIQCLQLFTPLNKSTVENIRIELMQLPTQDFSWVPYVDSHQRKIWDNAHRLGTQWFCPNPLCCKQHDKNNLCHGSKVDKSSGLGHVSLEPVIEVGLQCQLLLSECNKQRASLSECKSYLRDHPYVRGGVLFAPHCSSEGMLLVDKFPAIAAIYSEEQHCLHTVFTLGQLEEIMLPEAIDYFCQHEKATVYQMLWRSRHGTAYIQVERASIFMPNTQQTFHGANKRRKLLQGQDEEFELSLRYWVSHFLDLWAAHAPIQHQGSIRDWYQEVEEKQKKHITSA, encoded by the coding sequence ATGGCGGAGATTGTCGGTTCTGCAGTTGTTCAGGAGTCAGTAAGCCAAATCGTATCTGGTCTGCTTCAAAAATATGAAGATAAACACAACTCAAATGCGTTCCGAAACCTTGAGAGGCTAGAGATGGCACACATCAGGCTGGAGGCTGTTCTTCAGACATCTGATAAGTGGGATATCACTGATACATCCTTGTTGCGTTGGCGTAGGAAGCTTAAGTCTGCTGCTCAAGAGTGCAATGACACGCTACATAAATGCAAGCTGAGAATCCTAGAAGACGAACACATGGAGAAGGAAGTAAGTAATTTCTCCCTTCCTAAGAGGGTTGTGCATGCTACCAGGTCATTCGTTTCTTCTATCTTTAACCACGACAACAACGACTTGAACAGATCCATTGTTCAAAGATTTGAGTGGTTTGCAGATGGTGCTAGCGAGTTTCTAAGATTACTAGAGATTGGTGGCACGCCACGGTGTTGCATGCCCTTTAACCCTTTTATCAGGCACCTTCTTGCTGGCAAGATACTACATCATAGAATCATTAGGGCAAACAAGCGCCCTTTGTTTCTACTGTTGGCACCATTTATTAGTGCAGAGCATGGAATAGAAGGTAGGCTTTTCTTTATGCAAAAAGATAGTAAAGTACCAAATGATGATTTTTGCCTTACTTTAACGCTACAACTTTCGGAGAGTACAGACATAGTTGGGGTTGCAATTCAGTGCTTACAGCTGTTTACCCCTCTAAACAAGTCCACGGTTGAAAATATTAGGATAGAACTTATGCAGCTACCTACTCAAGACTTCTCATGGGTACCATATGTTGATTCACACCAAAGAAAAATTTGGGACAATGCTCACAGATTGGGCACACAATGGTTTTGCCCAAACCCATTATGTTGCAAGCAGCATGATAAGAACAACCTTTGTCATGGTAGCAAGGTAGACAAGTCATCTGGATTAGGACATGTTTCTCTAGAACCGGTTATTGAAGTTGGTCTACAGTGCCAACTCTTGCTCTCAGAGTGCAACAAACAGAGGGCCTCACTGTCCGAATGTAAAAGTTATCTACGTGATCATCCATATGTGAGAGGTGGAGTCCTCTTTGCACCACATTGCTCTTCAGAAGGCATGTTGCTTGTGGATAAATTTCCTGCAATAGCTGCAATCTACAGTGAGGAGCAACATTGTTTGCATACTGTCTTTACCTTGGGACAACTTGAGGAGATCATGCTGCCAGAAGCAATAGATTACTTCTGTCAGCATGAGAAAGCGACAGTCTACCAAATGCTTTGGAGGTCTAGGCATGGCACTGCATACATTCAAGTTGAGAGAGCAAGCATCTTCATGCCAAACACACAACAAACGTTTCATGGAGCTAACAAGAGAAGGAAACTGCTGCAAGGACAGGACGAGGAGTTTGAATTGTCTCTGAGATATTGGGTCTCTCACTTCCTTGACTTATGGGCTGCACATGCACCCATCCAACATCAAGGTTCTATCAGGGACTGGTATCAGGAAGTAGAGGAAAAACAGAAGAAGCACATCACATCAGCATGA